The proteins below come from a single Parageobacillus thermoglucosidasius genomic window:
- a CDS encoding PTS lactose/cellobiose transporter subunit IIA has protein sequence MVNLEEISFHIILHGGNARSLAMEAIKHAKIGEFDLAEQKIEEANEEMRKAHRFQTDLIQEEARGEKIEIRILLIHAQDHLMNAMTVIDLAQEIIELYKKLIN, from the coding sequence ATGGTGAACTTAGAAGAAATTAGTTTCCATATTATTTTACATGGAGGAAATGCTCGAAGTTTAGCTATGGAAGCAATTAAACATGCTAAAATTGGTGAGTTTGACTTAGCTGAACAAAAAATTGAAGAAGCGAATGAAGAAATGAGAAAAGCTCATCGTTTTCAAACAGATCTTATTCAAGAGGAAGCTCGTGGGGAAAAAATAGAGATTCGTATATTACTCATCCATGCACAGGACCATTTAATGAATGCAATGACAGTTATTGATTTAGCTCAAGAAATAATTGAACTTTATAAAAAATTAATTAACTAA
- a CDS encoding plasmid pRiA4b ORF-3 family protein: MIYQLKVQLKDIRPPVWRRLLVPSGMTFAELHDVLQKAFDWEDRHLHTFYITKTRGMAKQRIEIGNDGSDGRDGAGYKEHKERLSDWLVEEGDRCLYIYDFGDYWEHELVLEKIMVPQPDAFYPVCLKAVRVAPEEDSMGVGWNLEEIETKELTAIVDAKLASLRKETGKTAWEKVPEEKVKEARATQNNIWRALLEKAVAFKLLAPWQWMDDDEIFLVIDPETNERLYCSVIGALGQEHGMVVYIGEQGYESLRHLFERPYPEQDPVYTQRAVLISFADRDELSKEDYELLRSQGMAFRGKKQWPQFRSFVPGYYPWMISEEEAKLVTVALDQALEVARCVAKGELSLPVFLEDGKMFARIGEKKDGNIVWRDDTVLLAELEGEKKTPTYELLVEPKLMKMVKKIGQVYYGSIEFDAGYINKPVQEKRGERPYFPIFVLAVDVNTGFIIHSDMLPLENAEMRVQKSFLDMLLRIGKIPREIRMKKETKQMLAPVLRRLPIRTIEVSRIFAAEHIRRTFEMF, translated from the coding sequence GTGATCTATCAACTGAAAGTACAGTTAAAAGATATTCGCCCGCCAGTGTGGCGGCGATTATTGGTGCCAAGCGGAATGACGTTCGCCGAGCTTCATGATGTGCTGCAAAAAGCGTTTGACTGGGAAGACCGGCATTTACATACGTTTTACATCACGAAAACGCGCGGAATGGCGAAGCAGCGCATCGAAATTGGCAATGATGGAAGTGATGGACGGGATGGTGCGGGCTATAAGGAACATAAAGAGCGGCTTTCCGACTGGCTCGTTGAGGAGGGAGATCGCTGCTTGTATATTTATGACTTCGGCGATTATTGGGAACATGAGTTGGTGCTTGAAAAAATAATGGTGCCGCAGCCGGACGCCTTCTATCCCGTTTGCCTTAAAGCGGTGCGTGTTGCACCGGAAGAAGACAGCATGGGCGTGGGGTGGAATCTAGAGGAGATCGAGACAAAGGAATTGACAGCGATAGTCGATGCAAAATTGGCTTCGCTGCGCAAAGAAACCGGCAAGACAGCATGGGAGAAAGTGCCGGAAGAGAAGGTGAAGGAAGCACGGGCAACGCAAAACAACATATGGAGGGCACTGCTGGAAAAAGCGGTGGCATTTAAACTGTTAGCGCCGTGGCAATGGATGGATGATGATGAAATTTTCCTTGTCATTGATCCGGAAACAAACGAGCGTTTATATTGCTCTGTCATTGGCGCGCTTGGCCAAGAGCATGGAATGGTCGTGTATATTGGTGAACAAGGATATGAAAGCCTGCGGCATTTGTTCGAACGGCCATATCCCGAACAAGATCCTGTGTATACACAGCGGGCGGTGCTTATTTCCTTTGCTGACCGAGATGAACTAAGCAAGGAAGACTATGAGCTCCTTCGTTCGCAAGGCATGGCTTTCCGCGGCAAAAAGCAGTGGCCGCAGTTTCGCAGCTTTGTTCCTGGGTACTATCCGTGGATGATTTCCGAAGAAGAGGCGAAGCTGGTGACAGTGGCGCTTGATCAGGCTCTTGAAGTCGCGCGGTGCGTCGCGAAAGGGGAACTTTCCCTTCCGGTGTTTCTAGAAGATGGAAAAATGTTTGCCCGCATTGGCGAAAAAAAGGATGGAAACATCGTTTGGCGCGATGACACCGTTTTGCTTGCTGAACTGGAAGGCGAGAAAAAAACACCGACATATGAACTGCTTGTCGAGCCGAAGTTGATGAAAATGGTGAAAAAGATCGGACAAGTATACTACGGCAGCATCGAATTTGACGCGGGATATATCAATAAACCGGTGCAAGAAAAGCGCGGGGAGCGCCCGTATTTTCCTATATTTGTTTTGGCGGTGGATGTGAACACCGGGTTCATCATCCATAGCGATATGCTTCCGCTCGAGAATGCAGAGATGCGCGTGCAAAAAAGTTTTTTGGATATGTTGCTACGGATCGGGAAAATACCGCGGGAAATTCGCATGAAAAAGGAAACAAAGCAAATGCTCGCCCCGGTGCTGCGCAGATTGCCGATTCGGACGATAGAAGTGTCGCGGATTTTTGCCGCCGAGCATATCCGCAGAACTTTTGAAATGTTTTAG
- a CDS encoding PTS cellobiose transporter subunit IIB — protein sequence MKKVLIICAAGMSSSLMAKKTTEFFKAKGQDIEVDAVSANEGSKMIEKGDFDLFLVSPQTKMYYQKLKEAGDRVGKPVVNVPPQAYVPIPMGVEKLGNLILQELPNK from the coding sequence ATGAAAAAAGTTTTAATTATTTGTGCAGCTGGTATGTCATCTTCTTTAATGGCAAAAAAGACAACGGAATTTTTTAAAGCAAAAGGTCAAGATATTGAAGTAGATGCCGTTTCTGCTAATGAAGGTAGCAAGATGATTGAAAAGGGTGACTTTGATTTATTTTTGGTAAGTCCTCAAACAAAAATGTATTATCAAAAACTTAAGGAAGCTGGTGATCGTGTAGGAAAACCGGTTGTGAACGTCCCGCCGCAAGCATATGTTCCTATTCCTATGGGTGTTGAAAAACTGGGTAACTTAATCTTACAAGAACTTCCAAATAAATGA
- a CDS encoding BglG family transcription antiterminator, with product MTKLSTRQKDILLLLSKSKKPVTSEWIAKELGVSDRTIRNEIKQMQQNIESKGILIESIRGKGYVLKIVNAELFSKTLYQISTEENNIAAEFADQDTRVLYILRRLLLEKDFIKLESFTDEMFISMSTLHNDLKRVKEILNKYNLKLINRPHYGSRVEGDEYMKRLCLSNSLLSRNKEALLKGDSLHFIDQELFKRIKEVIIQTVNKYKIEISDISLENLATHIVIACKRIEEGFVIKKLSDVLVDEYPFEKIVANEIIKKVEEMTHLTFPDAEIDYIIVHLLGTKLLHQKGLMEFIEFDEVGSIINCMLKRLKSELNWDFSQDREFIQALTLHIRPAMNRLRYKMNIRNPLLNDIKKKYPAAFEGAVIASKCIEEYLQIEVVEHEIGYIALHIGVALERMKLNKKKKKVLIVCASGVGSAKLLYYRLKNLFDQEIEIMDTINYYNLSSYDLSSIDLVISTIPIKENLGVPVQVVNIFLEDKDINAIKNFLSMNQIEEVTYLHPSRIFLQQDLQDKESVIRFLCDELYKQKLVPKDYVNLVLERESMAPTSFGNLVAVPHPITPVTDETFWTICTLKHPIQWHEQQMVQFICLLNIKKGSQTDLDRMYQKIISIIENKSIVQKVIKSKTVDELIELLM from the coding sequence ATGACTAAACTATCAACACGGCAAAAAGATATTTTGTTACTTTTATCCAAGTCAAAAAAACCAGTTACCTCAGAATGGATAGCAAAAGAATTAGGCGTCAGTGATCGAACAATCCGAAATGAAATTAAACAAATGCAGCAGAATATTGAATCGAAAGGTATTTTAATTGAATCGATTAGAGGAAAAGGATACGTACTAAAAATAGTAAATGCTGAACTATTTTCAAAAACTCTATATCAGATTTCTACTGAAGAGAATAATATAGCAGCGGAGTTTGCTGATCAAGATACAAGAGTTCTATATATTTTAAGGCGTCTATTGCTAGAAAAGGATTTCATTAAACTGGAAAGCTTTACAGATGAGATGTTTATTTCCATGTCAACTTTGCACAATGATTTAAAGAGGGTTAAGGAAATTCTCAATAAATATAATTTGAAATTAATAAATCGCCCTCACTACGGATCAAGAGTTGAAGGGGACGAATATATGAAACGTTTATGTTTATCGAATTCGTTATTAAGTCGGAATAAAGAGGCACTTTTAAAGGGAGACTCTTTACACTTCATTGATCAAGAATTATTTAAAAGGATTAAAGAAGTAATTATCCAAACGGTTAATAAATACAAAATTGAGATTTCTGACATTTCTTTAGAAAATTTAGCGACACATATAGTTATTGCTTGTAAAAGAATTGAAGAAGGTTTTGTCATTAAAAAGTTGTCTGATGTTTTAGTCGATGAATACCCATTTGAAAAAATTGTAGCTAATGAAATTATTAAAAAGGTTGAAGAAATGACACATTTAACTTTTCCTGATGCAGAAATTGATTATATTATCGTTCATTTACTAGGAACAAAACTTTTACATCAAAAAGGACTAATGGAGTTTATTGAGTTTGATGAAGTTGGGTCGATTATAAACTGTATGTTAAAAAGATTAAAGTCTGAATTAAATTGGGACTTTAGTCAAGACCGTGAGTTTATTCAAGCTCTAACTTTGCATATCCGTCCTGCAATGAATCGATTGCGTTATAAAATGAATATTCGTAATCCATTATTAAATGATATAAAGAAAAAATACCCAGCCGCGTTTGAAGGAGCTGTTATTGCTAGCAAATGCATAGAAGAATATTTACAAATTGAAGTTGTTGAACATGAAATTGGTTATATTGCTCTTCATATTGGTGTTGCCCTTGAACGAATGAAGTTAAATAAGAAGAAAAAGAAAGTACTTATCGTTTGTGCTTCTGGAGTAGGTAGTGCTAAATTACTTTACTACCGATTAAAAAATTTGTTTGATCAAGAAATTGAAATTATGGACACGATTAATTATTACAATTTATCATCATATGATTTATCTTCCATTGATTTGGTCATTAGCACAATTCCTATAAAAGAAAACTTAGGGGTACCAGTCCAAGTTGTTAATATTTTTTTGGAAGACAAGGACATTAATGCTATTAAAAATTTTTTATCTATGAATCAAATTGAAGAAGTGACTTATTTACATCCTTCAAGAATTTTCCTTCAGCAGGATTTACAAGATAAGGAAAGTGTTATTAGATTTTTATGTGATGAATTATATAAACAAAAGCTTGTACCAAAAGATTATGTAAATCTTGTTTTAGAAAGGGAGTCTATGGCCCCAACCAGTTTTGGAAATCTGGTAGCAGTTCCTCATCCAATAACCCCAGTAACAGATGAGACATTTTGGACAATATGTACATTAAAACATCCTATTCAGTGGCATGAACAGCAAATGGTTCAATTTATTTGTTTGTTAAATATTAAAAAAGGTTCTCAAACTGATTTAGATCGTATGTATCAAAAGATAATTTCTATCATTGAAAATAAATCTATTGTCCAAAAGGTTATTAAAAGTAAAACAGTTGATGAGTTAATAGAGTTATTAATGTAA
- a CDS encoding helix-turn-helix domain-containing protein: MAVRLVMEGYLGKEVASMVNVCRQTVSHYVSLFNEGGLEILLHQDFAPGREPFLTEEQQEEIKQLVLTTTPVELGWDVASAWNTKLLQSDVEKHFGVCISREALRKLLHRKGLSWTRPAYTLAKGDPDRQKNFEKQIDFLKKLNGS; this comes from the coding sequence ATGGCGGTTCGCCTGGTCATGGAAGGCTATTTGGGCAAAGAGGTGGCCTCCATGGTCAACGTGTGCCGACAAACCGTTTCCCATTATGTGTCGCTGTTCAACGAAGGCGGTCTGGAGATCTTGCTTCATCAGGATTTCGCCCCCGGGCGGGAGCCGTTTCTCACCGAAGAACAGCAGGAAGAGATCAAACAGCTTGTGTTGACCACCACTCCCGTGGAACTGGGCTGGGACGTCGCTTCGGCGTGGAACACCAAACTCCTGCAATCCGATGTCGAAAAGCACTTCGGTGTTTGCATTTCCCGCGAAGCGTTGCGAAAACTCCTGCACCGCAAAGGGCTGTCGTGGACACGGCCGGCCTACACATTGGCGAAAGGCGATCCGGATCGACAAAAGAATTTTGAGAAACAGATCGACTTCCTAAAAAAACTTAATGGATCCTGA
- a CDS encoding DUF4275 family protein codes for MNIRKRWKNRGIMIEEWPGKGEEFRKRWEQVFADAISPQEKQSIYFDQFLWHIFSYEKLPCLEGKEAMRAFREMNRVICYLFYQEREETYMLINAENLRAEGLRNEHDVCVVDPHFTWTHVQTHEDYCGPYFYRKE; via the coding sequence ATGAACATACGAAAAAGATGGAAAAATAGAGGAATCATGATCGAAGAATGGCCGGGAAAAGGAGAAGAATTCCGCAAACGTTGGGAACAAGTGTTTGCGGATGCCATCAGTCCGCAGGAGAAACAGTCAATTTATTTCGACCAGTTTTTGTGGCATATATTTAGTTACGAGAAGCTGCCTTGTCTGGAAGGGAAAGAAGCGATGCGGGCGTTTCGTGAGATGAACCGAGTCATTTGTTATTTGTTTTATCAAGAAAGGGAAGAGACATATATGCTTATCAATGCCGAAAATTTGCGGGCGGAAGGTTTGCGGAACGAGCACGATGTATGTGTCGTCGACCCGCACTTTACGTGGACGCATGTGCAGACGCATGAAGACTATTGCGGGCCGTATTTTTACCGCAAAGAGTGA
- a CDS encoding Cof-type HAD-IIB family hydrolase has protein sequence MLIALDMDGTLLNSNGRVSERNKAAIAKARKRGHIVAIFTGRAYKDARAPLQEADIVCPIMSLNGAVMTLEDGTVLGDVPLDKETLISALEWVRAQPDLYCEIYTNDAVYVGLHNRAHLEALAEKASGIAPELKRIVEKQFQQARVTYVDDIRLVWEKRGIAFYKVLVFSLNQARLREAAEQFAGISGIAVTSSHPNNIEINHERATKGQALMKLADHYGIAMKDTVVFGDSHNDLSMFAVAGYRVAMGNAAPELKEVSDMVTVSHEEDGVAVALEELIGKQNQ, from the coding sequence GTGTTAATCGCATTAGATATGGACGGGACGCTTCTCAATTCGAATGGACGGGTAAGTGAAAGAAATAAAGCAGCCATTGCAAAAGCGCGAAAGCGTGGCCATATCGTGGCGATCTTCACAGGAAGGGCATATAAAGACGCGCGCGCGCCGCTTCAAGAAGCAGATATCGTTTGCCCGATTATGAGTTTAAACGGCGCGGTGATGACATTAGAAGATGGGACGGTGCTTGGCGATGTGCCGCTTGACAAGGAAACGTTAATTTCGGCGCTGGAGTGGGTGCGCGCACAGCCCGATTTATATTGCGAAATTTATACGAACGATGCCGTCTACGTCGGTCTCCATAACCGCGCCCATCTCGAAGCGTTGGCAGAAAAGGCAAGCGGTATCGCGCCTGAATTAAAGCGCATCGTCGAAAAGCAATTCCAGCAAGCGCGCGTGACGTATGTCGATGATATCCGCCTCGTCTGGGAAAAACGGGGCATTGCTTTTTATAAAGTGCTCGTTTTCTCTCTTAATCAGGCGCGCTTACGGGAAGCGGCGGAACAATTTGCCGGTATTTCCGGCATCGCCGTAACGTCGTCGCATCCGAACAACATTGAGATCAACCATGAACGGGCGACGAAAGGACAGGCGCTCATGAAACTGGCCGACCATTACGGCATCGCCATGAAAGATACGGTTGTTTTTGGCGACAGCCATAACGATTTATCGATGTTCGCCGTCGCCGGTTATCGCGTGGCGATGGGGAATGCCGCTCCCGAATTAAAAGAAGTCAGTGACATGGTCACTGTCTCACATGAAGAGGACGGCGTGGCGGTCGCATTGGAAGAACTGATCGGCAAGCAGAACCAGTAA
- a CDS encoding IS21 family transposase produces MLTMIPQHHIKYLYEYKGMSLRAIAKETGHSFQTIKKYANKEDDNPFPTPRKPKQSKLDPYKAQIDEWLEEDRKVPRKQRHTGTRVYRRLLEMYGEEFSVSLRTVQYYVAKKKQEMYQDGEGYLPLEHSPGEAQADFGSFTYQDEKGVEQEGFFLTLSFPYSNASYAQVVPGQNQECLLYTCNMKS; encoded by the coding sequence ATGCTTACAATGATTCCACAACATCATATCAAATATTTGTATGAATATAAAGGGATGTCCCTGCGAGCCATTGCCAAAGAGACGGGACATAGCTTTCAAACAATCAAAAAATATGCCAATAAAGAAGATGATAATCCATTTCCAACTCCAAGGAAGCCAAAACAGTCAAAGTTAGATCCATATAAAGCACAGATTGATGAGTGGTTAGAGGAAGACCGAAAGGTGCCTCGAAAACAAAGGCATACAGGAACTAGGGTATATCGTCGGCTGCTTGAAATGTACGGGGAGGAATTTTCCGTCTCCTTGAGGACGGTGCAGTATTACGTAGCGAAGAAAAAACAAGAAATGTATCAAGATGGTGAAGGTTATCTTCCGTTAGAGCACTCACCGGGAGAGGCACAGGCCGATTTTGGAAGTTTTACGTACCAAGACGAGAAAGGAGTCGAACAGGAAGGATTTTTTCTCACACTCTCTTTTCCATACAGCAATGCCAGTTACGCACAGGTGGTACCGGGGCAGAACCAAGAATGTCTTCTATATACATGCAACATGAAGAGTTAA
- a CDS encoding IS630 family transposase, with translation MDPDSVLLYLDETHIRSYHVLRSTWLEVGRQKQVPTFGHHAHVSLFGAVNIHDGETVLHQTTAANATTFLDFLRMLKERYPDRLMVLVSDNARIHHAKMVKEFLREEGQCFHFIYLPPYSPQLNPIERLWKWLKDTVIANVFHKDRNDIIQAITRFVNYIHERPEEVLQRLGCAG, from the coding sequence ATGGATCCTGATTCGGTCTTGTTGTACCTTGATGAAACACATATCCGCTCTTACCATGTCTTGCGGTCCACATGGTTGGAAGTCGGCCGCCAAAAACAAGTGCCGACGTTCGGCCATCATGCCCACGTATCGCTGTTTGGCGCGGTCAACATCCACGATGGCGAAACGGTGCTTCATCAAACGACCGCTGCCAATGCCACGACGTTCTTGGATTTCTTGAGAATGCTCAAAGAGCGCTATCCGGACCGTCTCATGGTCTTGGTGTCGGATAACGCCCGCATTCACCATGCCAAAATGGTCAAGGAGTTTTTGCGGGAAGAAGGGCAGTGTTTTCACTTTATTTACCTTCCTCCCTATTCGCCACAGCTGAACCCGATCGAACGCTTATGGAAATGGCTGAAAGATACGGTGATTGCCAATGTATTTCACAAGGACCGCAACGATATCATTCAAGCCATTACTCGGTTTGTCAACTACATCCACGAACGTCCGGAGGAAGTGCTGCAGCGCTTAGGGTGTGCAGGATGA
- the celB gene encoding PTS cellobiose transporter subunit IIC yields MSSESKAFALLEKYIMGPMGKIASFRFVRAVMAAGMASIPFTIVGSMFLVLNVLPQTMTFLEGFFNNTFFRISDLYMLAFKATMGILALYFNLVIGYEYTKLFSEEEGLNLNPLNGALLSMFAFFMTIPQLVLKDGKMLLVQQIDDTTKIISGWEMVDSGVSRLGTTGIFAAIIIAVVAVQLYRLCVKRNWVIKMPEAVPEGVSRSFTALIPAFLVAFVVLLINGILVALGTDIFKVVAIPFSFVVNIANSWLGLMVIYFLIHALWIVGIHGANIIGAFLTPIVLANMEANMNGANIPFAGEFQNSFVIMGGSGSTLGLTIFIALFAKSQQLKILGRASVVPGIFNINEPILFGLPIVYNPYLAIPFFLAPMATATIGYWAIKLHFVNPIIAQVPWPSPIGIGAFIGTGGDIRAVVVSLICGVVAFLIYLPFIKIYDNKLVKQEKGGEPVL; encoded by the coding sequence ATGTCATCAGAAAGCAAGGCATTTGCCTTACTTGAAAAGTATATAATGGGACCCATGGGAAAAATTGCATCTTTTCGATTTGTGCGTGCAGTAATGGCTGCAGGAATGGCTTCTATTCCGTTTACGATCGTAGGGTCGATGTTTTTGGTGTTGAACGTATTGCCGCAAACCATGACATTTTTAGAAGGCTTTTTCAATAATACTTTCTTTAGAATTAGTGATTTATATATGTTAGCGTTTAAAGCAACGATGGGAATTTTAGCGTTATATTTTAACCTTGTCATTGGTTATGAGTATACAAAATTATTTTCTGAAGAAGAAGGTTTAAATCTAAACCCTTTAAATGGCGCTTTACTGTCAATGTTCGCTTTCTTTATGACTATTCCTCAATTAGTTTTAAAAGATGGAAAAATGTTGTTAGTACAACAAATTGATGATACTACTAAAATTATTAGCGGTTGGGAAATGGTTGATAGCGGTGTAAGTCGTTTAGGTACTACAGGAATATTTGCGGCAATTATTATAGCTGTTGTGGCTGTACAATTATATAGACTTTGTGTGAAACGAAATTGGGTTATAAAAATGCCGGAAGCAGTACCGGAAGGCGTATCTAGATCATTCACAGCATTAATACCAGCATTTTTAGTTGCTTTTGTTGTTTTACTAATTAATGGAATTTTAGTAGCTTTAGGTACTGATATATTTAAAGTAGTAGCAATTCCTTTTAGCTTTGTTGTTAATATAGCAAATAGTTGGTTAGGCCTCATGGTGATTTACTTCTTAATCCACGCACTTTGGATCGTAGGTATCCACGGGGCAAATATTATCGGGGCGTTCCTAACGCCAATTGTTCTAGCAAATATGGAGGCCAACATGAATGGAGCGAATATTCCATTCGCAGGTGAGTTCCAAAATTCATTTGTAATTATGGGTGGTTCCGGATCGACTTTAGGGTTAACTATCTTTATTGCACTTTTTGCTAAATCACAACAATTAAAAATTTTGGGAAGAGCATCTGTTGTTCCTGGTATCTTTAATATTAATGAACCAATATTATTTGGATTACCGATTGTTTACAATCCATACTTAGCTATCCCATTCTTTTTAGCACCTATGGCTACAGCAACTATTGGTTATTGGGCAATTAAACTACATTTTGTTAATCCTATTATTGCACAAGTACCTTGGCCATCTCCAATAGGTATAGGCGCTTTTATTGGTACAGGTGGAGACATCAGGGCGGTAGTTGTATCATTGATTTGCGGTGTTGTAGCATTTCTCATATATCTTCCGTTCATTAAAATATACGATAATAAGTTAGTTAAGCAAGAAAAAGGTGGAGAGCCTGTCCTCTGA
- a CDS encoding 6-phospho-beta-glucosidase, translated as MRKSVLPENFLWGGAVAAHQLEGGWNKGGKGISVADVMTAGRHGVPRQITDGVLEGYYYPNHEAIDFYSRYKEDIKLFAEMGFKCFRTSIAWTRIFPNGDDPEPNEEGLQFYDDLFDELLKYNIEPVITLSHFELPYNLVKKYGGFRNRKCIDFFVKFSETVMKRYKDKVKYWMTFNEINNQADTSMDFASFTNSGIIYEKGENREQTMYQAALYELIASAKVVKLGHEINPNFKIGCMLSFVPVYPYSCHPDDVMFATEAMRNRWFFGDVHVRGEIPNYTKKYWERNGFEIEYTKEDEQILKEGTVDYIGFSYYMSKVVSAREVEGSEPDGEFGHIVRNPYVKASEWGWQIDPVGLRYSLNALYERYNIPLFIVENGLGARDVIEADGTINDDYRIQYLRDHIKEMKKAVELDGVDLIGYTPWGCIDLVSAGTGEMEKRYGFIYVDKDNEGNGTLERRKKKSFYWYKRVIETNGEEL; from the coding sequence ATGAGAAAAAGTGTTTTACCGGAAAACTTTTTATGGGGTGGAGCAGTAGCAGCTCACCAGCTTGAAGGTGGCTGGAATAAAGGTGGAAAAGGGATAAGTGTTGCAGATGTGATGACTGCAGGAAGACATGGTGTTCCTCGTCAAATTACAGATGGTGTGTTAGAAGGGTACTATTATCCGAACCATGAAGCGATTGACTTCTATTCTCGTTATAAAGAAGATATCAAACTCTTTGCTGAAATGGGATTTAAATGTTTCCGTACTTCTATCGCTTGGACAAGAATTTTTCCGAATGGAGACGATCCTGAACCAAATGAAGAAGGATTACAATTTTACGATGATTTATTTGATGAATTATTAAAATATAATATCGAACCCGTTATTACCCTTTCTCATTTTGAATTACCTTATAATCTTGTGAAAAAATATGGTGGCTTTAGAAACCGGAAGTGTATTGATTTCTTTGTGAAATTTTCTGAGACAGTTATGAAACGTTATAAAGATAAAGTGAAATACTGGATGACATTTAATGAAATCAATAACCAAGCAGATACAAGTATGGATTTCGCTAGCTTTACAAATTCAGGAATTATATATGAGAAAGGCGAAAATCGGGAACAAACAATGTATCAAGCAGCTCTTTATGAATTAATTGCTAGTGCAAAAGTTGTAAAATTAGGCCACGAAATTAACCCTAATTTTAAAATCGGTTGTATGCTTTCTTTTGTACCGGTATATCCATACTCTTGTCATCCAGATGATGTGATGTTTGCCACTGAAGCAATGCGTAATCGCTGGTTCTTTGGTGATGTACATGTTCGAGGTGAAATTCCTAATTATACGAAGAAATATTGGGAAAGAAATGGTTTTGAAATTGAATATACAAAGGAAGATGAACAAATTCTTAAAGAAGGTACAGTAGATTATATTGGATTTAGCTATTATATGTCTAAGGTAGTCAGTGCTCGTGAAGTAGAAGGCAGTGAACCTGATGGAGAATTTGGTCATATCGTTCGTAATCCTTATGTCAAGGCAAGTGAATGGGGTTGGCAAATTGACCCAGTAGGCCTCCGTTATTCATTAAACGCTTTATACGAACGATATAATATTCCTTTATTTATTGTGGAAAATGGTCTCGGTGCTAGGGATGTCATTGAAGCAGACGGTACGATAAATGATGATTACCGTATTCAATATCTGCGTGATCATATTAAAGAAATGAAAAAAGCAGTGGAATTAGATGGTGTTGATTTAATAGGATATACACCATGGGGCTGTATTGATTTAGTTAGTGCTGGAACTGGAGAAATGGAAAAACGTTATGGCTTTATTTATGTAGATAAAGATAATGAAGGAAATGGTACGTTAGAAAGGAGAAAGAAAAAATCTTTTTATTGGTATAAGCGTGTTATTGAAACAAATGGAGAAGAACTTTAA